The proteins below are encoded in one region of Juglans microcarpa x Juglans regia isolate MS1-56 chromosome 4D, Jm3101_v1.0, whole genome shotgun sequence:
- the LOC121259883 gene encoding 26S proteasome non-ATPase regulatory subunit 10 isoform X2 translates to MAADASTALAVRQKVQQFLNAACTGNVDLLKKLARQLDEGKGLAGTVADIKDANKREALHFAAREGKTEVCKYLLEELKLDVDTKDEDGETPLIHAVRQGHTSTAKYLLECGANPAIPTDLGATALHHSAGIGEIELLRILLSKGVDVNSQSDAGTPLIWAAGHGQKDAVKVLLEHHANAGAKVNISAGGATPLHIAADSGSLEIINCLLKAGADPNVTDEDGLKPIQVAAAQGNRGAVEILFPLTSKVQTISNWTVDAIIEHMQSETSKQQEETRDQSNVNMPKETNLLKHGLPEVAPEAKKKAAEAKCRADDAFKRKDYHTAVDAYTQAVDLDPTDATLFSNRSLCWIRMGQAEHALDDAKACRALRPDWPKACYREGAALRLLQRFDEAANSFYEGVQLDPENKELVHAFREAVEAGRKFHGTKSPIKKEELEFCVDK, encoded by the exons ATGGCCGCCGATGCTTCTACTGCCCTtgcag TGAGACAGAAAGTTCAACAATTTCTGAATGCAGCTTGTACTGGCAATGTTGATCTCTTGAAGA AGTTGGCGAGGCAGCTTGACGAGGGTAAGGGGTTGGCTGGAACGGTGGCTGATATTAAGGATGCGAACAAACGAGAGGCACTTCACTTTGCGGCCAGGGAGGGGAAGACAGAAGTTTGCAAGTACTTGTTAGAGGAATTGAAGCTCGATGTTGATACAAAAGATGAAGATG GTGAGACTCCTCTTATTCATGCTGTTCGGCAAGGGCATACCAGTACAGCCAAATACCTTCTCGAGTGTGGTGCCAATCCTGCTATACCTACTGACTTAGGGGCCACAGCCCTGCATCATTCTGCTGGAATAG GAGAAATTGAGCTGTTGAGGATTTTACTTTCCAAGGGTGTTGATGTTAACTCACAAAGTGATGCTGGTACTCCTCTAATTTGGGCTGCTGGTCATGGACAAAAAGATGCTGTCAAAGTTCTATTGGAACACCATGCTAAT GCAGGTGCTAAAGTAAATATTAGCGCTGGTGGAGCAACCCCTTTGCATATTGCTGCTGATAGTGGGAGCTTAGAAATCATAAACTGTCTGTTGAAAGCTGGAGCTGATCCAAATGTCACTGACGAG GATGGTCTGAAGCCGATCCAGGTTGCAGCTGCACAAGGCAATCGAGGAGCCGTTGagattctttttcctttgacTTCAAAAGTTCAGACCATTTCAAATTGGACTGTTGATGCAATAATTGAGCATATGCAGTCTGAAACTAGCAAACAACAG GAAGAAACAAGGGATCAAAGCAATGTTAATATGCCGAAGGAAACCAATCTACTAAAGCATGGTCTCCCTGAG GTGGCGCCAGAAGCAAAGAAGAAAGCTGCAGAAGCAAAATGTAGAGCAGATGatgctttcaaaagaaaagattatcaTACTGCTGTAGATGCTTATACACAA GCAGTTGATTTAGACCCCACTGATGCTACTTTGTTTTCCAATCGGAGCCTTTGTTGGATACGCATGGGTCAAGCTGAGCATGCCTTAGATGATGCAAAGGCCTGCCGAGCATTACGGCCAGATTGGCCCAAAGCTTGCTACCGGGAAGGTGCAGCTTTACGCTTATTGCAG AGGTTTGATGAAGCAGCCAACTCTTTTTATGAGGGAGTGCAGCTTGACCCTGAAAATAAGGAACTTGTGCATGCCTTCAG GGAAGCTGTTGAAGCTGGGAGGAAGTTTCATGGTACCAAATCACCAATCAAGAAAGAGGAACTGGAGTTTTGTGTGGATAAATAG
- the LOC121259883 gene encoding putative ankyrin repeat protein RF_0381 isoform X1, with product MAADASTALAVRQKVQQFLNAACTGNVDLLKKLARQLDEGKGLAGTVADIKDANKREALHFAAREGKTEVCKYLLEELKLDVDTKDEDGETPLIHAVRQGHTSTAKYLLECGANPAIPTDLGATALHHSAGIGEIELLRILLSKGVDVNSQSDAGTPLIWAAGHGQKDAVKVLLEHHANPNIETDDDITPLLSSVAAGSLASLELLIQAGAKVNISAGGATPLHIAADSGSLEIINCLLKAGADPNVTDEDGLKPIQVAAAQGNRGAVEILFPLTSKVQTISNWTVDAIIEHMQSETSKQQEETRDQSNVNMPKETNLLKHGLPEVAPEAKKKAAEAKCRADDAFKRKDYHTAVDAYTQAVDLDPTDATLFSNRSLCWIRMGQAEHALDDAKACRALRPDWPKACYREGAALRLLQRFDEAANSFYEGVQLDPENKELVHAFREAVEAGRKFHGTKSPIKKEELEFCVDK from the exons ATGGCCGCCGATGCTTCTACTGCCCTtgcag TGAGACAGAAAGTTCAACAATTTCTGAATGCAGCTTGTACTGGCAATGTTGATCTCTTGAAGA AGTTGGCGAGGCAGCTTGACGAGGGTAAGGGGTTGGCTGGAACGGTGGCTGATATTAAGGATGCGAACAAACGAGAGGCACTTCACTTTGCGGCCAGGGAGGGGAAGACAGAAGTTTGCAAGTACTTGTTAGAGGAATTGAAGCTCGATGTTGATACAAAAGATGAAGATG GTGAGACTCCTCTTATTCATGCTGTTCGGCAAGGGCATACCAGTACAGCCAAATACCTTCTCGAGTGTGGTGCCAATCCTGCTATACCTACTGACTTAGGGGCCACAGCCCTGCATCATTCTGCTGGAATAG GAGAAATTGAGCTGTTGAGGATTTTACTTTCCAAGGGTGTTGATGTTAACTCACAAAGTGATGCTGGTACTCCTCTAATTTGGGCTGCTGGTCATGGACAAAAAGATGCTGTCAAAGTTCTATTGGAACACCATGCTAAT CCTAATATTGAAACAGATGATGATATTACTCCACTGTTGTCATCAGTGGCAGCTGGCTCACTGGCATCTTTAGAGTTGTTGATTCAG GCAGGTGCTAAAGTAAATATTAGCGCTGGTGGAGCAACCCCTTTGCATATTGCTGCTGATAGTGGGAGCTTAGAAATCATAAACTGTCTGTTGAAAGCTGGAGCTGATCCAAATGTCACTGACGAG GATGGTCTGAAGCCGATCCAGGTTGCAGCTGCACAAGGCAATCGAGGAGCCGTTGagattctttttcctttgacTTCAAAAGTTCAGACCATTTCAAATTGGACTGTTGATGCAATAATTGAGCATATGCAGTCTGAAACTAGCAAACAACAG GAAGAAACAAGGGATCAAAGCAATGTTAATATGCCGAAGGAAACCAATCTACTAAAGCATGGTCTCCCTGAG GTGGCGCCAGAAGCAAAGAAGAAAGCTGCAGAAGCAAAATGTAGAGCAGATGatgctttcaaaagaaaagattatcaTACTGCTGTAGATGCTTATACACAA GCAGTTGATTTAGACCCCACTGATGCTACTTTGTTTTCCAATCGGAGCCTTTGTTGGATACGCATGGGTCAAGCTGAGCATGCCTTAGATGATGCAAAGGCCTGCCGAGCATTACGGCCAGATTGGCCCAAAGCTTGCTACCGGGAAGGTGCAGCTTTACGCTTATTGCAG AGGTTTGATGAAGCAGCCAACTCTTTTTATGAGGGAGTGCAGCTTGACCCTGAAAATAAGGAACTTGTGCATGCCTTCAG GGAAGCTGTTGAAGCTGGGAGGAAGTTTCATGGTACCAAATCACCAATCAAGAAAGAGGAACTGGAGTTTTGTGTGGATAAATAG